A part of Lates calcarifer isolate ASB-BC8 unplaced genomic scaffold, TLL_Latcal_v3 _unitig_462_quiver_2589, whole genome shotgun sequence genomic DNA contains:
- the LOC127140520 gene encoding LOW QUALITY PROTEIN: mas-related G-protein coupled receptor member B4-like (The sequence of the model RefSeq protein was modified relative to this genomic sequence to represent the inferred CDS: inserted 1 base in 1 codon), which translates to FPLTMLAIYSLYSQMQDDHVAPIYVINLLITDLIQMCCLWSVSCVSTLIYFSAVLASVVFMVSIALEGGYLVITWPLWYHLRRSIKSSVLVSITVWVFCFIEFIISSFVPIFRPILLLIPFXLLIFFLARTFKALSVAISVSPKEKWHIKGTLVLVLLNYTLLFLPWVIWILIKACCETYIFDLSLFRTFVQFSPLADLALYIFIRKGATDKLLTSLCCCRMLREEEQS; encoded by the exons GTTTTCCACTGACCATGCTGGCCATCTATTCTCTGTATTCACAG ATGCAAGACGACCATGTTGCACCGATCTATGTCATCAACCTTCTGATCACAGACCTCATCCAGATGTGCTGTTTGTGGTCTG TCAGCTGTGTCTCTACATTAATCTACTTCAGTGCTGTGTTGGCCAGTGTTGTCTTCATGGTGTCTATCGCCTTAGAAGGTGG GTATTTGGTTATCACCTGGCCTCTGTGGTACCACTTAAGAAGAAGCATCAAATCTTCTGTGTTGGTCTCCATCACGGTCTGGGTCTTCTGCTTCATTGAGTTCATTATATCATCTTTTGTGCCCATTTTCCgtcccatcctcctcctcatcccct CCCTGCTCATCTTTTTCCTGGCTAGGACATTCAAAGCCCTGTCTGTGGCCATTTCTGTTTCTCCTAAAGAAAAATGGCACATCAAAGGAACTTTAGTCCTGGTGCTGCTGAACTACACACTGCTGTTCTTGCCTTGGGTCATTTGGATCTTGATAAAGGCATGCTGTGAAACTTATATTTTTGATTTGAGTCTCTTTAGAACTTTTGTTCAATTCAGTCCTCTTGCAGACTTGGctttatatattttcataagGAAAGGGGCTACAGACAAGCTGCTGACCTCCCTGTGTTGTTGCAGAATGTtaagagaggaagagcagagctAG